One segment of Pseudomonas asgharzadehiana DNA contains the following:
- a CDS encoding GMC family oxidoreductase, translating to MPVPDLFREGLARGWKTHNGAALDNDLTLEADVAIIGSGAGGGTTAEILSAAGYKVLLIEEGPLKTSSDFKLLEDEAYTSLYQEGIGRMSKDGAITILQGRAVGGTTLINWTSSFRTPDATLAHWASEYAVKGHSSAEMAPWFEKMEQRLGIAPWAVPPNANNDVIRKGCEQLGYSWHVIPRNVRGCFNLGYCGMGCPVNAKQSMLVTTIPSTLEKGGELLYLARAERLNYSGDRISSLECLAMDARCVAPTGRKITVKAKHYVLSGGGINSPALLMRSDAPDPHSRLGKRTFLHLVNFSAALFDEVINPFYGAPQSIYSDHFQWQDGTTGKMSYKLEAPPLHPALASTLLGGYGTQNALDMSQLPNTHAMLALLRDGFHPDSPGGNVELRGDGTPVLDYQVSPYAWDGLRRAFHSMAEIQFAAGAKSVKPLHHDARYIKTLAEARTLIDGLNLELHRTCLGSAHVMGGCAMGEDPTNAVADSLGRHHQLRNLSIHDGSLFPTSIGANPQLSVYGLTAQLASALAERLKTA from the coding sequence ATGCCCGTACCCGATCTGTTCCGCGAAGGCCTTGCCCGTGGCTGGAAAACCCACAACGGCGCCGCCCTCGATAACGACCTGACCCTGGAAGCCGACGTGGCCATCATCGGCAGCGGCGCAGGTGGTGGCACCACCGCCGAGATCCTCAGCGCCGCCGGCTACAAGGTGCTGCTGATCGAAGAAGGCCCGCTCAAGACCAGCAGCGACTTCAAGTTGCTCGAGGACGAGGCCTACACCAGCCTGTACCAGGAGGGTATCGGCCGCATGAGCAAGGACGGCGCGATCACTATCCTGCAGGGCCGAGCCGTGGGCGGCACTACGTTGATCAACTGGACCTCCAGCTTCCGCACCCCGGACGCCACCCTCGCCCACTGGGCCAGCGAATATGCGGTCAAAGGCCACAGCAGTGCCGAGATGGCGCCGTGGTTCGAGAAGATGGAACAACGCCTGGGCATCGCGCCTTGGGCCGTGCCACCGAACGCTAACAACGACGTGATCCGCAAGGGCTGCGAGCAACTGGGCTACAGCTGGCATGTGATCCCGCGCAATGTGCGTGGCTGCTTCAACCTGGGCTATTGCGGCATGGGTTGCCCGGTCAACGCCAAGCAATCGATGCTGGTGACCACCATCCCATCCACCCTGGAAAAAGGCGGCGAGCTGCTGTACCTGGCTCGCGCCGAACGCTTGAACTACAGCGGCGACCGCATCAGCAGCCTGGAATGCCTGGCGATGGACGCGCGCTGCGTAGCCCCCACCGGGCGCAAGATTACCGTGAAGGCCAAGCACTACGTGCTGTCGGGCGGCGGCATCAACAGCCCGGCGCTGCTGATGCGCTCGGACGCACCCGACCCGCACTCGCGGCTGGGCAAGCGCACCTTTTTGCACTTGGTGAATTTTTCCGCCGCCTTGTTCGACGAGGTGATCAACCCGTTCTACGGCGCGCCACAGTCCATCTACTCCGACCATTTCCAGTGGCAGGATGGCACCACTGGCAAAATGTCCTACAAGCTTGAGGCGCCCCCCTTGCATCCGGCCTTGGCCAGCACCTTGCTGGGGGGCTACGGCACGCAAAACGCCCTGGACATGAGCCAACTGCCCAACACCCACGCCATGCTCGCGCTGCTGCGCGACGGCTTCCACCCCGACAGCCCCGGCGGCAACGTGGAACTGCGCGGCGACGGCACGCCGGTGCTCGACTATCAGGTGTCGCCCTATGCGTGGGACGGCCTGCGCCGGGCGTTTCACAGCATGGCCGAGATCCAGTTCGCGGCGGGCGCCAAGTCCGTCAAACCGCTGCACCACGATGCGCGCTACATAAAAACCTTGGCCGAAGCGCGTACCTTGATCGACGGCTTGAACCTGGAACTGCACCGCACCTGCCTGGGCAGCGCTCATGTGATGGGCGGTTGCGCCATGGGTGAAGACCCGACAAACGCGGTGGCCGACAGCCTCGGTCGTCATCACCAATTACGCAATCTATCGATCCACGATGGCTCGCTGTTCCCCACCAGTATTGGGGCCAACCCGCAATTATCGGTCTACGGATTGACCGCACAACTGGCCAGCGCATTGGCCGAACGTCTGAAAACAGCGTGA
- the coaD gene encoding pantetheine-phosphate adenylyltransferase, giving the protein MNRVLYPGTFDPITKGHGDLVERASRLFDHVIIAVAASPKKNPLFPLEQRVELAREVTKHLPNVEVVGFSTLLAHFAKEQNANVFLRGLRAVSDFEYEFQLANMNRQLAPEVESLFLTPSERYSFISSTLVREIAALGGDITKFVHPAVADALTLRFKK; this is encoded by the coding sequence ATGAACCGAGTGTTGTACCCAGGTACCTTCGACCCGATTACCAAAGGCCATGGCGATCTGGTCGAACGCGCCTCTCGCTTGTTCGACCATGTGATCATCGCGGTCGCGGCCAGCCCCAAGAAAAACCCGCTGTTTCCCCTGGAGCAGCGCGTGGAGCTGGCGCGAGAGGTCACCAAGCACCTGCCCAACGTAGAAGTGGTGGGCTTTTCGACACTGCTGGCACATTTCGCCAAGGAGCAGAACGCCAACGTGTTCCTGCGTGGCCTGCGCGCGGTGTCGGACTTCGAATATGAATTCCAGCTGGCCAACATGAACCGGCAACTGGCGCCGGAGGTTGAGAGCCTGTTTCTCACGCCGTCTGAGCGTTATTCGTTCATTTCTTCGACGTTGGTCCGTGAAATCGCCGCTTTGGGCGGAGATATCACCAAGTTCGTCCACCCGGCCGTGGCGGATGCGCTGACGCTGCGCTTCAAGAAGTAA
- a CDS encoding YfhL family 4Fe-4S dicluster ferredoxin, with protein MSLIITDDCINCDVCEPECPNAAISQGEEIYVIDPNLCTQCVGHYDEPQCQQVCPVDCIPLDEAHPETHEQLMEKYRNITGKA; from the coding sequence ATGTCCCTGATCATCACCGACGATTGCATCAATTGCGACGTCTGCGAACCCGAGTGCCCGAACGCTGCTATTTCCCAAGGTGAGGAGATCTACGTGATCGACCCCAACCTGTGTACCCAGTGTGTCGGCCACTATGACGAACCTCAGTGCCAGCAGGTGTGCCCGGTGGATTGCATTCCACTGGATGAAGCCCATCCGGAGACGCACGAGCAGTTGATGGAGAAGTATCGGAACATTACCGGTAAGGCTTGA
- the mutM gene encoding bifunctional DNA-formamidopyrimidine glycosylase/DNA-(apurinic or apyrimidinic site) lyase, with protein sequence MPELPEVETTRRGIAPHLEGQRVSRVVVRERRLRWPIPEDLDVRLSGQRIVLVERRAKYLLINAEVGTLISHLGMSGNLRLVEIGMPAAKHEHVDIELESGLALRYTDPRRFGAMLWSQDPHNHELLIRLGPEPLTELFDGERLFQLSRGRSMAVKPFIMDNAVVVGVGNIYATEALFAAGIDPRRAAGGISRARYLKLAIEIKRVLAAAIERGGTTLRDFIGGDGQPGYFQQELFVYGRAGEACKVCGTELRNVVLGQRASVFCPKCQR encoded by the coding sequence ATGCCCGAGTTACCCGAAGTCGAAACCACCCGGCGCGGGATCGCGCCGCACCTGGAAGGCCAGCGCGTCAGCCGTGTGGTGGTGCGTGAGCGCCGCCTGCGCTGGCCGATCCCGGAAGACCTGGATGTGCGCCTGTCCGGGCAGCGCATCGTGCTGGTGGAGCGGCGCGCCAAGTACCTGCTGATCAACGCCGAAGTCGGCACCTTGATCAGCCACTTGGGGATGTCGGGCAACCTGCGCCTGGTGGAAATCGGCATGCCGGCGGCCAAGCATGAGCATGTGGACATCGAGCTGGAATCGGGCCTGGCCCTGCGCTACACCGACCCACGGCGCTTCGGCGCGATGCTCTGGAGCCAGGACCCACACAACCACGAGCTGCTGATCCGCCTGGGGCCGGAGCCGTTGACCGAGCTGTTTGATGGCGAGCGCCTGTTCCAGCTGTCCCGTGGGCGGTCGATGGCGGTGAAGCCGTTCATCATGGACAACGCGGTGGTGGTGGGCGTAGGCAATATCTATGCGACCGAAGCGCTGTTTGCGGCGGGGATCGATCCGCGTCGCGCGGCGGGCGGTATTTCGCGAGCGCGTTATTTGAAGCTGGCGATCGAGATCAAGCGCGTACTGGCTGCCGCCATCGAGCGTGGCGGGACCACGTTGCGGGACTTTATCGGCGGCGACGGGCAGCCGGGGTATTTCCAGCAGGAGCTGTTCGTCTATGGCCGCGCAGGCGAGGCGTGCAAGGTCTGCGGGACAGAGTTGCGCAATGTGGTGCTGGGGCAGCGGGCGAGTGTGTTTTGCCCTAAGTGCCAGCGCTGA
- a CDS encoding HDOD domain-containing protein yields MPPQPQIMVDLQMEQYMPDPDLEVIARLISQDPGLSGALLKIVNSSYYGLSNKIASIQRAVNLLGSRSIINLINALSIKGEMSDDTIVTLNRFWDTAQDVAMTCLTLAKRTGAQAVDEAYALGLFHDCGVPLMLKRFPQYMTVLEQAYANAGPESRIVDTENTAFNTNHAVVGYYTAKSWRLPEHVTDAIANHHNALAIFSDESTRNPQLKNLLAILKMAEHICSSYRVLGNQAVDHEWAAVGPLVLDYVGLSEYDFESMKLSIRELGAH; encoded by the coding sequence GTGCCCCCTCAGCCGCAAATCATGGTGGATTTGCAGATGGAGCAGTACATGCCCGACCCGGACCTGGAGGTGATCGCGCGGTTGATCTCCCAAGACCCGGGCCTCTCCGGCGCGCTGCTGAAAATCGTCAACTCGTCGTATTACGGGCTGAGCAACAAGATTGCTTCGATCCAGCGTGCGGTGAACCTGCTCGGCAGCCGTTCGATCATCAACCTGATCAACGCCCTGTCGATCAAGGGCGAGATGAGCGATGACACCATCGTCACCCTCAACCGCTTCTGGGATACCGCCCAGGATGTGGCCATGACCTGCCTGACCCTGGCCAAGCGCACCGGCGCCCAGGCAGTCGACGAGGCCTACGCCCTGGGGTTGTTCCACGATTGCGGCGTGCCGCTGATGCTCAAGCGTTTCCCCCAATACATGACCGTGCTTGAACAGGCTTATGCCAACGCGGGGCCCGAGAGCCGCATAGTCGATACCGAAAACACGGCGTTCAACACCAACCATGCGGTGGTCGGCTACTACACGGCCAAGTCCTGGCGCCTGCCGGAGCATGTGACCGACGCCATTGCCAACCACCACAACGCCCTGGCGATTTTCAGCGATGAGTCGACGCGCAATCCGCAGCTGAAGAATCTGCTGGCGATCCTGAAGATGGCCGAGCACATTTGCTCGTCCTACCGGGTGCTGGGCAACCAGGCGGTCGATCATGAGTGGGCGGCCGTCGGCCCTCTGGTGCTGGACTACGTGGGCCTGTCGGAATACGACTTCGAGAGCATGAAGTTGTCGATCCGCGAGCTGGGCGCGCACTGA